A part of Brachybacterium faecium DSM 4810 genomic DNA contains:
- a CDS encoding extracellular solute-binding protein, family 3 (PFAM: Bacterial extracellular solute-binding proteins, family 3), with translation MVLHRMILHRLRSLLFVGVLLVVLTGCQGGFPADAQGALDRARGGQLRVGISENPPWTQIDADGGVSGSEVELLTDYAETLEAEIDWVPGGENVLAAQMAAGELDVVIGGLPADAPWTAEIALTRPYTEVKGPDGKTVEIAVGVAPGENALLVDLERFLAERGGEL, from the coding sequence ATGGTCCTTCACCGCATGATCCTCCACCGCTTGCGCTCACTGCTGTTCGTGGGCGTGCTGCTCGTGGTCCTGACCGGCTGCCAGGGCGGCTTCCCCGCAGACGCCCAGGGCGCGCTCGATCGTGCCCGCGGCGGACAGCTGCGGGTGGGGATCAGCGAGAACCCGCCGTGGACGCAGATCGACGCCGACGGCGGCGTGAGCGGCAGCGAGGTGGAGCTGCTCACCGACTACGCCGAGACCCTCGAGGCAGAGATCGACTGGGTGCCCGGCGGCGAGAACGTCCTGGCCGCCCAGATGGCCGCCGGGGAGCTCGACGTGGTGATCGGGGGCCTGCCGGCAGATGCCCCCTGGACCGCGGAGATCGCCCTGACCCGCCCCTACACCGAGGTGAAGGGCCCCGACGGGAAGACGGTCGAGATCGCGGTGGGGGTGGCACCGGGGGAGAACGCCCTGCTGGTGGACCTCGAACGCTTCCTCGCCGAGCGCGGCGGTGAGCTGTGA
- a CDS encoding putative RNA-binding protein (PFAM: ANTAR domain), with protein MLDELGTLRDQQLSTMQSLIMESEDITEFLREFTELLARQLSRGGTTRWCAITLLRNRKAATAVSSGAQAHALDELQNTFTDGPCMRAIRENAVIRAGDLRTDNRWPDYQAAAVRQGVRAVLGLPFDLDEDAQAGLNVYSAEVNDFCPETIRAIELELEQASNALRLAVRMAHERESRHDLHAAMQHRTVIDLAVGIIMGQNRCSQEEAVTILKTASNHRNMKLRDLAAELVASITPTPPTTSFDT; from the coding sequence ATGTTGGACGAGCTGGGAACCCTCCGCGATCAGCAGCTGAGCACGATGCAGTCGTTGATCATGGAGAGCGAGGACATCACCGAGTTCCTGCGGGAGTTCACCGAGCTGCTGGCCCGCCAGCTCTCCCGGGGCGGCACCACCCGGTGGTGCGCGATCACGCTGCTGCGGAACCGCAAGGCCGCCACCGCCGTCTCCTCGGGGGCGCAGGCGCACGCGCTCGACGAGCTGCAGAACACCTTCACCGACGGCCCGTGCATGCGGGCGATCCGCGAGAACGCGGTGATCCGCGCCGGCGACCTCCGCACGGACAACCGCTGGCCCGACTATCAGGCCGCGGCCGTGCGGCAGGGGGTCCGCGCCGTGCTCGGACTCCCCTTCGACCTCGATGAGGACGCTCAGGCGGGATTGAACGTGTACTCCGCCGAGGTCAACGACTTCTGCCCCGAGACGATCCGTGCGATCGAGCTCGAGCTCGAGCAGGCCTCCAACGCCCTCCGCCTCGCAGTGCGCATGGCGCACGAACGCGAGTCCCGCCATGACCTGCACGCCGCGATGCAGCACCGGACGGTGATCGACCTGGCCGTCGGCATCATCATGGGCCAGAACCGCTGCAGCCAGGAGGAGGCGGTCACCATCCTCAAGACGGCCTCGAACCATCGCAACATGAAGCTGCGGGACCTCGCGGCCGAGCTGGTGGCCTCCATCACCCCCACGCCGCCCACGACCTCCTTCGACACATGA
- a CDS encoding transcriptional regulator (PFAM: Bacterial regulatory proteins, tetR family) codes for MPHTLSVTVHVDLDLQEVTLAVTGCLTADTHVSLLPIIAQARGLNPAPRITLDLLGTGHIDVDGLMPLQRLIELDPDSASAPVTYRVPDPLPVCRRTVRTAPTSWAPAGSVGVDPVDGSPLAPRHAGADVRGGAAVKAPPAPAPAGRAVRPRTRRDEILEGSAQMFAEHGYYGASLRDISKHIGISHPGLMHHFASKETLLDAVIDSLEAHAQRALDQAEEMSTDPKELLRALAAHWHPCSLPVQLLTTLSAESVSGDHPGRFRMARLRRVHEHVLEQCFSELGARGLLRPGLDPAFASRAMFGLVLNLAVREKTVRTMQNGHHDDAPIEELTRLARSFLGAELPQ; via the coding sequence ATGCCCCACACGCTCTCGGTCACCGTCCACGTCGATCTCGACCTCCAGGAGGTCACGCTCGCCGTCACGGGGTGCCTCACCGCGGACACCCACGTGTCCCTGCTGCCGATCATCGCGCAGGCCCGGGGTCTGAACCCGGCCCCGCGCATCACCCTGGACCTGCTGGGCACGGGCCACATCGACGTCGACGGGCTGATGCCGCTGCAGCGGCTCATCGAGCTCGACCCGGACAGCGCCTCCGCCCCGGTGACCTATCGCGTCCCCGACCCGCTGCCGGTGTGCAGGCGCACGGTGAGGACCGCGCCGACGAGCTGGGCCCCTGCCGGCTCCGTCGGGGTGGATCCCGTCGACGGGTCGCCGCTCGCACCACGTCACGCAGGAGCTGACGTGCGCGGCGGCGCCGCGGTCAAGGCACCGCCCGCCCCCGCACCGGCCGGTCGGGCCGTGCGCCCCCGCACCCGCCGGGACGAGATCCTCGAGGGCTCCGCGCAGATGTTCGCCGAGCACGGCTACTACGGGGCCAGCCTGCGCGACATCAGCAAGCACATCGGCATCTCCCATCCGGGGCTGATGCATCACTTCGCCTCCAAGGAGACGCTGCTCGACGCGGTCATCGACAGCCTCGAGGCCCATGCGCAGCGTGCCCTGGATCAGGCGGAGGAGATGAGCACGGATCCGAAGGAGCTGCTGCGTGCGCTGGCCGCCCACTGGCATCCCTGTTCGCTGCCCGTCCAGCTGCTCACCACGCTCAGCGCGGAGTCCGTCAGCGGGGATCACCCCGGGCGCTTCCGGATGGCGCGGCTGCGCCGAGTCCACGAGCACGTGCTCGAGCAGTGCTTCAGCGAGCTCGGCGCACGAGGTCTGCTGCGCCCCGGTCTCGATCCCGCCTTCGCGAGCCGGGCCATGTTCGGTCTGGTGCTCAACCTCGCGGTGCGGGAGAAGACGGTGCGCACGATGCAGAACGGTCATCACGACGACGCCCCGATCGAGGAGCTCACCCGGCTGGCCCGCTCCTTCCTGGGGGCCGAGCTGCCGCAGTGA